Part of the Phormidium ambiguum IAM M-71 genome is shown below.
AGCGCGTCCGGTTCCTTTTTGTCGCCAAGGTTTGCGACCGCCACCACTCACTTCCGATCTCGTTTTGGTGCTGGCTGTTCCTTGCCGTGCATTGGTCATTTGTCTTACCAATGCGCGGTGGACAATGTGAGCAGCATTCTGTTCTTTAGCAACTTTCAATTCTAAAGTTGCTTGCCCAACTTCTTGCCCTTCCCAGTTTTTTACTACACAGTTAACCATATTCTTTGTCCTTGGTTATTCGTTATTTGTCATTTGTCATTGGTTATGAATGACTAATGACTCATAACTCACTAACTATTTGCCGACCTTTTTCTCTGGTGTAATACTGAGCAAAGCACCTGGTTTACCGGGTACTGCTCCCTTGATTAATATCAAGTTGCGTTCGGCATCGACGCTAACTACTCTTAGTTTGCGAATGGTGACTCGCTCTCCCCCTAAACGTCCTGCCATCCGCTTACCGGGATAGACTCTACCTGGTGTTGTACCAGCACCTGTAGAACCGGGCAATCTATGGTTTTTGGAACCGTGAGCCATTGGCCCTCGTTTAAAGTTGTGGCGTTTTTGATATCCGGCAAAGCCTTTACCAATACTTGTGCCTGCAACATCCACAATTTGATCTGGGGCAAATATATCTACTTTAATTTCTTGACCCAGTTGATATTCACTGGGATTATCCAAGCGATATTCGCGTAGGTGACGCAAAGGCGCACTGTTAGATTTAGCTAAGTGTCCTTTTTCTGGCTTGTTTATTGCCTTGGGACTGGCTTCGCCGAATCCGAGTTGGATCGCAGTATAACCGTCTGTTTCTTTGGTCTTAATCTGCGTTACGGGGCATGGGCCTGCTTGAACTACGGTGACAGGAATGGCTTTTCCTGTTGAGTCAAAGATTTGGGTCATGCCTAATTTTGTGCCGAGGATACCGATAGCCACAGTACCTGGTTTCTCCTTAATTTACGCACTACAATTCGCCAGATTCCCTGTTGGAGAACCCGTTTTCCTGACTACACTCTTCTGGTTTCAGTTGAATGTAATTGAACTGTTTCCAGATGTTCGGTCGTTTTAGATTAGATGGTGTAACTCAATCGATATAGCAATCAGAAGAATATAGACTTCCCAAAAATGCTCTTTTGGAAGTCTCTCTAGCTTACACTTGCTATTAAAGCTGTTTGGTAGGCCAAGCACTAGCCTGGTCATTTTTCGCTGGCATTCAGACTTAAGTAGCAAACTACTCAGTATCTTTTGATTTAGCCAGATAGAATGTGGCTTGTTGGTTTACTTGACAGTACCGCCCACTTTTGGGTTACTCTTTGGCTCAAGCTGTTGGTGTTACAGCTGCCAAAGTTGACCGAGCGCATCTATCCGGTTGGCTTTATTCAAGTATTCTTACCACTCTTTAGTGAGGGCAGAGTTACTGAAATTTTGACCACAATTGTTTACTATAGACTATATTTTAAGATTTGTCTAGGGATTTGCAAAGATATTTTTTAAAGTAAAGATTTCTCTAGGTGATTTATTGATAAGTTATGGTTCTTGGATGGACTGCTAAGGACTAAAATGACATTATTTGAAGTTTCATGAAGCGATTTAGCAGTTAGCCAAAGGTAATACAAGACGAATTTATGGCATTAATTACAACTGGCAATAAGTTGATTCGGGATTTGGAAAGTTCTGGGGCGCTAGCACTCTATGTGCCGCTGGAAGGAGGATTTGAAGGTCGCTACCAAAGGCGGATCAGGGCGGCGGGCTACACAAGCTTGAACATTTCTGCTAAGGGTTTAGGCGATCTAAGTATGTATTTGACTGGGGTGCATGGGGTACGTCCGCCACATTTGGGTAAGAAGAGTTTAAGTAGTGGGGCGGCTGTGGGTTATGTTTACTATTTGCCACCGATTTTGAGTACGCAATTAGAAAATTTACCCCCTAAGTCTAAGGGATTGTTGCTGTGGATTGTTGAGGGGCAAGTTTTTTCCCGCCAAGAGATTGAGTATTTAACGATGTTACCGAAGATAGAGCCGCGAGTGAAAGTGGCGGTAGAGATGGGTGGCGATCGCACTTTCCGTTGGGAACCATTGGCAAATACTTTAGCTGCTGCGTAAGAGTATGTTGTTGCGCTTTAGCGCCCAAGCGCAACTATGTACCAGAAAAAAGCAGGGGAGAGTTAAACTTTCCTCTGCTTTTTGGCTTTTAAATGAATGTTGATGTGGGTAAGGTTTTGATACCTTGGAGTTAGCAATATTTAACGAGGATAGTATTTATGCTGGAAAATCGTGATTACACATTGATTATTGACAAAAGCGGCAGTATGGCTACTAAAGATCAGCCTGGTAGTAAGAGTCGCTGGGCGGCGATGGAAGAGTCTACTTTAGCTATTGCAAGTAAGTGCGAAGAGTTAGATCCTGATGGGTTAACGGTTTATGTATTTTCAGGAAAATTTAAACGTTACGATAATGTGACTGCTAGCAGAGTTAGTGATATTTTCCGAGAAAATGAACCTTCAGGACGGACAGATTTAGCTGGTGTACTGTTAGATGCAACGAATGATTATTTTCGGCGGAAAGCGGCTAAACAAACTAAGCTCAATGGGGAAACAATTGTTGTAGTTACGGATGGAGAACCGGACGATCGCAAAGCGGTAATGCGAGTAATTATTGAAGCTTCGCGCCGGATGGATAAAGATGAAGAATTAGCGATTACTTTTATTCAAGTTGGTACCGATCAACAAGCGACAAAGTTCTTAAAAGTTTTAGATGATGAGTTGCAAGGTGCAGGGGCTAAATTTGACATTGTAGATACAGTTACTATTGATGATATGGAAGATATGACTTTGACGGAAGTGCTGTTAAATGCAATTGTTGACTAAAAGTTTTGTGGGAAAGATTCTGCAATTTAATGATTAGCAGTATGAGGGCTATAAAATTATGGAATCAATAGATGATATATTGGCTCAGTTAAAGTCTGAGTATCAAGATAAGGATAATCCAGAGCAACAGAAAAAACAAAGTTCTGTGAAAAAAGAGAAAGCGATCGAGCCTAAGCTGCCCAATTTACCACCGCCTGCATCACAGAAAAAATCTTTTTCTGCTTCTAATCCTGAAGATGCTTTGCTTTCACAAATCAAAGCAGAATTTTTCCAAAAAGACCGAGAGGAAGAACTGAAAAAACAGCAACAAATCCAAGAAGAAAAAATTAGGCAAGAGCAAATTAAAAAACAGCAAAGACAAGCTTTAACTAGAGAAGCGGAAGCTTGGTTGAAAAAGCTAAATCCGCGATCGGCTGAAGGTCTTTGGTTTGAAGAATTTGCCTATAGTTATTCATCAAAATTGGAAGCAGCGATCGATTATTTGCAAGCTTTAAAAGAAACTTAATCGTAATATCCAGGCTTAGCACAATTTTGGTGATTTTGTATACGATTAATTGAGTGAAAATCTCACTCATGTATTTGTGGCGGAAAAATTTCACAATTTTTTCTAATTCTGTTAAATTTATTTTGAAAAATTAGTATAGGCTAGATAAAGAAAGAAAAAATTTTTCGATTTGTCTTGTATGGGCTGGAGGTTCTATGCTTGAAGAACGGGACTATACATTAATTATTGATAAAAGCGGTAGTATGTCTACCCCAGACCAACCAGGGAATAGAACTCGTTGGCAAGCTGCACAAGAGTCAACTTTAGCATTAGCCAGAAAATGCGAACAGTTCGATCCAGATGGGATTACTGTTTACTTATTTTCTGGTCGTTTTAGGCGTTACGATAATGTGACATCTGATAAAGTTGCTCAGATTTTCCAAGAAAATGACCCTTCTGGAACTACTGATTTGGCTGGGGTTTTAAAAGATGCTACTGATAGTTATCTGCGCCGGAAAGCATTGGGTGATATTAAGCCAAATGGTGAGATAATTTTGGTAATTACCGATGGGGAACCGGACGATCGCAAAGCGGTAATGAGGGTAATTATTGAAGCATCTCGTCAATTGGATAGAGATGAAGAATTAGCAATTTCTTTGATTCAAGTTGGCAAAGATCAAACAGCTACTCGTTTCCTTAAAGCATTAGATGATGAGTTGCAAGCGGCGGGAGCAAAGTTTGACATTGTTGATACAATCACATTAGATGATATGGAAGGTTTCACTCTGAGTGAAGTGTTGTTAAATGCAATTACTGATTAAGTAAAATTAGTAATGGATAATTGATAAGGTTTTTTTCTTATTGTTTATCCATTACTTTTAGTTCGGGACTGGATAATTCTATTTATTACCTACGCTTAAGTAAGTAATAGCTCACTTTTTTTAACTCAGGATTTTTTCCTAGTCCGTACTCCCCAGTTTCCAATCTTTAAAGAGGTTATTGATATGCAAGATCGAGACTATACATTAATAATTGACAAAAGCGGTAGTATGTCTACTCCCGATCAAGTGGGCGGAAGAAGTCGTTGGGAAGCTGCACAAGAGTCAACTTTAGCGTTAGCCAGAAAATGCGAACAATTTGACCCGGATGGGATTACGGTTTACTTATTTTCTAGTCGATTTAAGCGTTATGATAATGTGACTTCTAGTAAGGTTGAGCAAATTTTTCAAGAAAACGATCCGGCTGGTACAACTAATTTGGCTGGAGTTTTGGAAGATGCAGTTAAGCAATATTTTCAGCGCAAAGCTTCTGGACAAACTAAAGTGGGTGGTGAAACAATTATAGTTGTTACTGATGGTGAACCGGACGATCGCAAAGGTGTAATGCGGGCAATCATTGAAGCATCTCGCCAATTAGATAAAGATGAAGAGTTAGCAATTTCCATTATTCAAGTAGGTTCGGATGCTACTGCAACTCGCTTTTTAAAAGCGCTGGATGATGACTTGCAAGGTGCAGGAGCGAAGTTTGATATTTGCGATACGGTAACGATGGATGATATGGCAGATATGACTTTAGCTGAAGTGTTGTTGAATGCGATTAATGATTAGGTAACAGGGGGTTGAGGACTGGGAAAGCTTAAATTTTGGGTTGAGAATCAACATTGTTTCCTAGTCTCTCTTGTTCTTCTGCTTCTCTGCTCCCCAATTGGTGAGGAAGGCATTAATATATAAGTGTGACTAATAATTCCTCTCCTTTACATTCTCTCAGGGAAGGCCACTGGTTTAAGCTGATTTGCGGAGCCAGCTTCCAACACTTACCAGCCGTCAAAAATTTAACGCTGGTTTACACTTTAGCGGGTGCTGATTGTATTGATGTGGCTGCCGATCCTGCTGTGATTGCGGCGGCGAAAGAGGCGCTAGATATGGCGCTGACTTTTGGTGAAGAAGCTCAACGGCGAGGGTTTGGCTTTAAAAATTTGCCTTTGTTAATGGTGAGTTTGAATGATGGGGAAGATCCCCATTTTCGGAAGGCGGAGTTTAACGCTACTGAATGTCCGACGGAATGTCCGCGTCCTTGTGAAAGTATTTGTCCAGCGCAAGCGATCGTATTCGATCGACTAAATAATAATTTTTCTGGAGTTTTGGATCAATTATGTTACGGATGTGGTAGATGTATACCAATTTGCCCTAGCGACTTAATTTTCACTCGCGCTTATGTTTCCACGCCGGAAGCTGTAGCACCTTTGGTGTTACAAACATCAGTAGACGCGGTGGAAATTCATACCCAAGTTGGTAGGTTAGCAGATTTCCAAAGGTTGTGGGGAGCGATCGCACCCTGGTTACATCAACTAAAAGCGATCGCCATTAGTTGTCCCGATGGAGAAGGGCTAATTAATTACCTGTGGTCGCTGTATGATTTAATGAAACCTTTGCCTTGTGAGTTAATCTGGCAAACCGATGGTCGTCCTATGAGTGGTGATATTGGCACCGGAACGACTCATGCTGCCATTAAACTAGGAAAAAAGGTTTTAGCCGCAGGTTTACCCGGATATGTTCAATTAGCAGGAGGTACTAATAGTCACACAGTTACTAAACTAAAAGCAGTTGATCTGCTTAATGGTAAATTTGGCGATGGAGCAACTACCTTACCCGAAAATCCTCGTCCGCAATATCTCACCGAAACCCAAACCCAAAACTATATTGCGGGGATTGCTTATGGTAGCTTTGCTCGTGTAATGTTATCGCCAATCCTCGATCGGTTAGAAACCGCAGCCCCTAAAACCGACTCTTTAAGTGCATCGCTTATCTTACCACAACAAAGAGTCAATTTAGAAGATCATCCCGAACTTCTCTGGCAAGCGGTTGCTTTAGCTGATACCTTAGTTTCCCAAATCAAATCAACCGTAAAAAGTAGGCTGACAACCGATGAAATTGAAGTATCATTGTAGTATGAAAGTTCATACCTTCAATTTGACAATGAAGCTGTAACGTCGAGTGAAGAGCATAATCTGGCATTGTCGGCAAGATTTGTGTACTACAAGCTTGACTACAGAGATTTGCATCAACAAACAATTCCCTTTATCGCCAATTGCTCATGCCAATCAAGACGATCAATTCCAACGGTACAAGCCAACTGAATCACCAGGCAAATTCAGAATTAACAATGAGTGTTAAAGATGTTACCGTGGGAAAAAAACTGATTACAGACGATCTTCATAAGTTATTAGAGATTTTGCCAGCCGAGATTAGACGGGCTGTGGAGCAGCACCCATCAAAAAATACTTTGGTAGAAGTAGTATTAGATTTGGGGCGGCGACCAGAAGCGCGTTTTCCTGGCAAAGCGGAGTATCTTTCCGAACAGCCTGTGTCACGGGAAGATTTGCAATATTGCATTAGTCGGGTAGGACATTTTAGCGGCGATAACCGAGCAGGCATTGAGCAAACCCTACACCGGATTAGTGCGATTCGCAACCGCACGGATGAAATTATTGGCTTAACTTGTCGTGTGGGTCGAGCAATTTTCGGGACGATCGGCATGATCCGTGACTTGGTGGAAACTGGCAAGTCAATTTTGATGCTAGGTCGTCCGGGTGTAGGTAAAACCACTGCTTTGAGAGAAATTGCCCGTGTTTTAGCGGATGAGTTAGGCAAGCGGGTGGTAATTATCGACACCTCTAATGAAATTGCTGGCGATGGCGATATTCCTCACCCAGCGATTGGTAGGGCGCGACGGATGCAGGTGGCGCGTCCAGAATTACAACATCAAGTGATGATTGAGGCGGTGGAAAACCATACGCCAGAGGTGATTGTCATTGATGAAATTGGGACAGAATTGGAGGCTTTAGCGGCGCGTACCATTGCCGAAAGGGGCGTACAGTTAGTGGGTACGGCTCACGGTAATCGGATTGAAAACTTGATTAAGAACCCTACTTTGTCAGATTTGGTGGGGGGAATTCAAGCCGTTACCTTGGGTGATGAAGAGGCGCGACGACGGGGTTCGCAAAAGACGGTTTTGGAACGGAAAGCACCGCCAACTTTTGAAATTGCGATCGAAATGTTGGAACGGGAACGCTGGGTAGTTCACGAAAGTACTGCTGATACAGTAGATACCTTGCTGCGGGGAAGACAACCGAGTTTGCAAGTTCGCACTGTGAATGAAGCTGGGGAAGTGAAAATTACCAGGGAGTTACCTGCTAATCCGATTTCTTCCCATCAACCTCAATCTACGCCTACTTGGAAACCTAATGGTTGGCGTGCTTCGGGACAAATGACTCCGGTTTCTGCAAGCAAATCAGAAGTTTTGCCGGAAAAGCAAAGTTTTGAGCAATTGTTGGATGCTTCTTTCCAGCAAAAGGATTCCTATAAACGGGATTTTGGTTTTGCGGAAGATGAGTTTATGGCGGGTCCGAATGGAGAAGATTTGCCGCTGCATATCTATCCTTATGGGATTAGTCGCCATCAACTCGATCAGGTGATTCAGGTGTTGAAGTTGCCAATTGTTTTGACTAAGGATTTAGATGGGGCGGATGCGGTTTTGGCGCTGAGATCTCACGTGAAAAATCACTCTAAACTGCGGCAAATTTCCAAAGCGCGTCATATTCCGATTCACACGATTAAGGCTAGCACTGTGGCGGAAATTACTCATGGTTTGCAACGAATGTTGCATATAGATGACGGTGAAGTGCTTGATATACCTGATTTGCGGCTGTTTACTAAAAAAGGCAGCGATGATGAGATTGAGGCGCTGGAAGAAGCTAGATTAGCTGTGGAACAGATTGTGATTCCCAAGGGACAACCTGTGGAGTTGCTACCTCGTTCGGCGACGGTGCGGAAAATGCAGCATGAGTTAGTTGAGCATTACCGCTTGCGTTCTTCTAGTTTTGGTGATGAACCTAATCGACGGTTGCGGATTTATCCGGCTTAAGTGGGTTGGTGCGTTACGCTATAGCTAACGCACCCTACGCATCTTAAAACAAAGCTTAAAAAATTCTTACTAAATTTCTTGACAAAACAGGGTAACTGAGTGCTAATATAAACAAGGTTAAGTCAATGGGGTGTCGCCAAGTGGTAAGGCACCTGGTTTTGGTCCAGGCATTCCGAGGTTCGAATCCTTGCACCCCAGTTTATCGCCCTCACTTCTAAATCAAGTAATTTTGAAGGAGGGTATTTTTATGTCTGAAATTAGTCCCACTATTTTAGCTCTAGATTTCGATGGAGTGGTTTGTGATGGGCTGATTGAGTATTTTCAGACTTCTTGGCGAAGTTATTGTCAAATTTGGCATCCTGCTGATGACACGCCATCTGATGGTTTAGCGGCTAAGTTTTATCGATTGCGCCCTGTGATTGAGGTGGGTTGGGAAATGCCTGTTTTGTTACGGGCGTTGATTTTGGGTGTTTCTGAGGAGAGGATTTGGGCGGATTGGGTAGGTGTGGCGCAGCAGATTACTAGTGACGAAGGGTTGAAAGCTGCTGAGGTTGGGGCGATACTGGATGGTTTGCGGGATGAGTGGATTGGTGAGGATTTAGCAGGTTGGTTGGGTTTGCATCGGTTTTATCCGGGTGTGATTGAGAGGTTGCAAAGTGCGATCGCCAATTCAGTTAAAATCTACATTGTCACAACTAAAGAAGGGCGTTTTGTTCGTCAGTTGTTACAAGAACAAGATGTGGAAATTCCCGAAGAACGGATTATTGGGAAGGAGTATAAACGCCCAAAATATGAAATTTTGCGAGAATTAATTGTCGCGGGTGGAAATAAAGTTAATATCTGGTTTGTGGAAGATAGATTAAAGGCGTTGCAGTTGGTAGAACAGGAATCGGATTTAGCTTCGGTAAGGTTATTTTTAGCTGATTGGGGTTACAATACTCAGCAAATCCGTGATTCGATCGCAAATAATAAGCGAATTAAGTTGTTGTCACTTTCTCAATTTACCCAAGATTTTGTGACTTGGGTTTAACTATTAGTTTGTAAAAATAATGACAGATAGTAATGATGTTTTAGAAGCTAACCAAGCTTTCTATCGCGCTTTTGAAAAGAAAGATATGGAGGCGATGGGTAATATTTGGTCTAAGGGTGTGGCGACTGTTTGTGTTCATCCTGGTTGGAATGTTTTGCGGGGTTGGAAGGAAATCGGCTATTCTTGGGAACAAATATTTAAAAATACTGCTTACATTGAGATTGATGTGGAAATTGTTACTTCGGAAATTCGGGGTGATTTTGCTTATTTGGTGTTGGTGGAAAATGTGTTTCAGGTTTTGGGTGGGAAGAGAACTCAAGCAAAGTCTTTAGCAACAAATATTTTTGAAAGAATGGGGCAAAAGTGGTATTTAATTAATCATCATGGTAGTCCGATTATGCGGTAGTTTTGGGTTAGGATTTTTTTTGAACCGCGAAGACGCGAAGGACGCGAAGGAAAGAGAAAGAGAAGGGCTATTGCAAAATTTATTGAGATTATTTCATAAAATGGAGGTTTAATCTGATGGTACAAACTCCTGATTCTCAATTAAAAGTTGATAGTACAGCAGCAAAGGCGGCGGCGGGTTTTTTTACCGAAGAGGTTACACCAAGTAAGTACGCGGATTTTGAGTTTTTGTTTACTCGGGCGATCGAATTTCGCCAAGAAACTATTTATTTTATTATTGTCGATCGCTTCCATGATGGCGACCCTGATAATAATCTTGGCCCAAATCCTGCACTTTACGATCCAAATAAGCAAAAATGGGGGAAATATTGGGGCGGAGATTTGCAAGGGATTATTGATAAATTAGATTATTTAAAAAATATGGGTGTAACGGCAATTTGGTTGTCTCCTTTGTTTGAACAAGTGGAGGAATCACAGTTTGATTTTGCTGCAATGCACGGTTATTGGACTAAGGATTTTAAAAGAATTAATCCCCGTTTGGTAAATAGTAATGAATCTACTTCTCTGTCTGAATGTAATGTTTTTGACAGATTAATTAATGAAATGCACAAGCGGGGAATGAAGTTAATTTTAGATATCGTTTGTAACCATAGTAGCCCTGATGTTAATGGACATAAAGGAGAACTTTATGATGATGGGGTGTTAATTGCTGATTTTTATAATGATGTGAATAATTGGTATTATCACAATGGGGAAATTACTGATTGGAATGATGATTGGCAACTTTTAAATTGCGAACTTTCGGGTTTAGCTACTTTTAATGAAAAAAATATTGATTATCGTAATTATATAAAATCGGCAATTAAACAATGGTTAGATCGTGGGGTGGATGCTTTGCGCGTGGATACAGTAAAGCATTTACCTGTTTGGTTTTGGCAAGAATTTGTCGGAGATATTCAAACTCATAAACCTTCGGTTTTTATCTTTGGTGAATGGGGTTTTAGTAAACCTTGGGATGGAAAATCGGTGAATTTCACCAATAAGTCAGGAATGTCTATTTTAGACTTTGCTTTGTGTGAAGGAGTGAGGGCGGCGTTGGCAAAAAATAGCGAAGGGGGTTTTCATTTAGTTCAAGATGTATTGAATTTAGATCATTTGTACGATCGCGCTACCGAACTAATAACTTTCATCGATAATCATGATATGCCACGATTTCAAAGTTTGAATTCTGACCCGGAAATTTTGAGGTTGGCAGTTAATTTAATTATGACATCTCGTGGAATTCCTTGTATTTATTATGGTACGGAACAGTATCTTCATAATGATACAAATAGCGGAAACGATCCATACAATCGCCCGATGATGGAAAAGTGGGATATAGATACAAAAATTTATCAAGATTTGCAACTTTTATCGAAATTAAGAAGAATAAATCCGGCGGTTTCTTTGGGAAGTCAAATACAAAAATATTTAACTACTGATGTTTATTGTTATGTGCGCCGCTATAGGGATTCTCGCTGTTTTGTGGCGATGAATAAAGGCGATTATGTGAAAGTTGATATTCCTTCTACTGATTTGGAAGATGGAGAATATAGGTGTATTTTATCAGGTCGTAAGTTTCAAGTTCAAAATGGGCAATTGCTAGGATTAGAATTGCAGAGAAAAGAAATGGTTATTCTGAGTTATTTGGGAGAGAGAGTTAAGGGGAAAACTATTGTGAGAGTGCAATTAAATGGAGTAGAAAGCAAATATGGCGAAACAGTTGTGGTGACAGGAGATTGTCCTGAGTTAGGGAATTGGGATATTAGTAAAGCTTACCCGTTAGAGTATATTAATTCTAATACTTGGTTTGGGGAAATTCCGTTTAATGAGAGTGCGGGAAAAGCGATCGCATACAAGTACGCGATGTGGCGAGAAAACCAAGAACCTTTGCGAGAAAATTTGGTGAATCGTCGCTGGATTTTAGTTCCTGAAGGTACGGTAAAATGGCAAGATAACTGGGCGTGGTGAGAATTTAGAACTATGCTAGACCTAACAAAGATCGCGCGACAAATGCAGGGTTTAAGCGAACACTTAGCGGCGGAAAGTGTTGCTAGTCGCCAACGGTTAGAGATAGCGCAAAAGTTGATGGTGGAGGCGACTGCTAGACAGCAAGAGTTAGTAGAAATTCAGGAAAAATGGCGCGATCGCTTTATTTTTTCTGTACCTACTCCTGTAGAACCTTTAAATAGTTGTATTGATATTCCCATTCCGCCAAAAGTTCACACCGTTATTGCAACAGACGGTTCGCAAATTTCACCGAGTCACCACGAAATTGCTTATTGTTATTTGATAAATATTGGGCGAGTAGTGATTCATTATGGACAAGGAAGATACCCTTTATTAGATAGTTTACCGGAAGTTTTTTACCGACCAGAAGATTTATATGTTTCCCGTCAATGGGGGATTAGAGTTGAAGAATGGATGGGGTATCGGCGGACTGTTTCAGAGGCGATCGCTTTAGCAGAATTAGTTACAAATTGGGTACAAACTCAAAGAGAAACCTTACCCACTAACCCCCTCTCTATTAACGTAGAGGGGGGACAAGAGAAAGTTCCGACTTTAGCGATGGTGGATGGTTCGTTAATTTATTGGTTTTTGGAAGGTTTACCTGGGGATGCTTGCGATCGAATTTTACCGCCAATTTTAGAAGCTTGGGAACAAATTCGGTTAGCGGAAGTTCCGCTTTTAAGTTATATTAGCGCTTCTCGAAGTACAGAAAGTTTAAATTTACTGCGCTTACAAGCTTGTCCTCATTCTACTCCGAATTGTGTTGTTAATTGTGGTGATTCGGAAGATAAAAAAGCTCCTTGTCAGGTTTTTGATACTTTGCGGGATACGCCTTTTTGGTTATCGATGTTAAAACCTGGACAACGTACTCCTTTATGGAAAAGTACGATGCGAATTTTGAATTTGTATGGGGAAAGTCAGCAAATTTATTTTTGTTATGTTCATGTAGGAAGTGAAATTGCTAGAGTAGAGTTTCCTGCTTGGGTAGCAGAGAATTCTACTTTATTAAATCAAGCTTTAAGTTTAATGTTGGGACAAATTCAAAAAGGTTACGGTTATCCGATATCGTTATCGGAGGCGCATAATCATGCGGTAGTTAAGGCGGACGATCGCGCCCGTTTCTTTGCTTTTTTGGAACAACAAATGATTAAATCTGGTTTAAAGAATGTGGGGATTTCTTATAAGGAGACTAGGAAACGGGGGAGTATTGCTTAGGTTTTTTTTACCACAGATGTCCACAGATAAACACAGATGAACACAGATGTTTATTAAGATTTCTGGTTGAGATGCGAGTTCTTTTTTTTAACGCAGATGAACCGCAGATAAACGCAGATGAACGCAGATGTTAGCGTTATATTTTTTGTTGGGTAGTTAGAGATTTTAGAAACTTTCTGTTTCCTCTTCTAATGTTTCGATTAGTAAATTGACTTTTTGCTTCTTTTGTGACAAAAAGTTCTGACATTTGAGTAAAGCTTCAACTGCGATCGCAAACTCATCAAACACTTCCCCCAACTCCAACTCCCCCGATTCAATTTCCGCGACTATTTCCTCAACCCTCGCCACAGTTTCCTCATAATTAAAACCCTCTTGCAACAAAACCTCTTCTGACTCTTTACGAAT
Proteins encoded:
- a CDS encoding alpha-amylase family glycosyl hydrolase codes for the protein MVQTPDSQLKVDSTAAKAAAGFFTEEVTPSKYADFEFLFTRAIEFRQETIYFIIVDRFHDGDPDNNLGPNPALYDPNKQKWGKYWGGDLQGIIDKLDYLKNMGVTAIWLSPLFEQVEESQFDFAAMHGYWTKDFKRINPRLVNSNESTSLSECNVFDRLINEMHKRGMKLILDIVCNHSSPDVNGHKGELYDDGVLIADFYNDVNNWYYHNGEITDWNDDWQLLNCELSGLATFNEKNIDYRNYIKSAIKQWLDRGVDALRVDTVKHLPVWFWQEFVGDIQTHKPSVFIFGEWGFSKPWDGKSVNFTNKSGMSILDFALCEGVRAALAKNSEGGFHLVQDVLNLDHLYDRATELITFIDNHDMPRFQSLNSDPEILRLAVNLIMTSRGIPCIYYGTEQYLHNDTNSGNDPYNRPMMEKWDIDTKIYQDLQLLSKLRRINPAVSLGSQIQKYLTTDVYCYVRRYRDSRCFVAMNKGDYVKVDIPSTDLEDGEYRCILSGRKFQVQNGQLLGLELQRKEMVILSYLGERVKGKTIVRVQLNGVESKYGETVVVTGDCPELGNWDISKAYPLEYINSNTWFGEIPFNESAGKAIAYKYAMWRENQEPLRENLVNRRWILVPEGTVKWQDNWAW
- a CDS encoding HAD family hydrolase, whose amino-acid sequence is MSEISPTILALDFDGVVCDGLIEYFQTSWRSYCQIWHPADDTPSDGLAAKFYRLRPVIEVGWEMPVLLRALILGVSEERIWADWVGVAQQITSDEGLKAAEVGAILDGLRDEWIGEDLAGWLGLHRFYPGVIERLQSAIANSVKIYIVTTKEGRFVRQLLQEQDVEIPEERIIGKEYKRPKYEILRELIVAGGNKVNIWFVEDRLKALQLVEQESDLASVRLFLADWGYNTQQIRDSIANNKRIKLLSLSQFTQDFVTWV
- the xseB gene encoding exodeoxyribonuclease VII small subunit, encoding MSKSIRKESEEVLLQEGFNYEETVARVEEIVAEIESGELELGEVFDEFAIAVEALLKCQNFLSQKKQKVNLLIETLEEETESF
- a CDS encoding nuclear transport factor 2 family protein; this translates as MTDSNDVLEANQAFYRAFEKKDMEAMGNIWSKGVATVCVHPGWNVLRGWKEIGYSWEQIFKNTAYIEIDVEIVTSEIRGDFAYLVLVENVFQVLGGKRTQAKSLATNIFERMGQKWYLINHHGSPIMR
- a CDS encoding DNA double-strand break repair nuclease NurA gives rise to the protein MLDLTKIARQMQGLSEHLAAESVASRQRLEIAQKLMVEATARQQELVEIQEKWRDRFIFSVPTPVEPLNSCIDIPIPPKVHTVIATDGSQISPSHHEIAYCYLINIGRVVIHYGQGRYPLLDSLPEVFYRPEDLYVSRQWGIRVEEWMGYRRTVSEAIALAELVTNWVQTQRETLPTNPLSINVEGGQEKVPTLAMVDGSLIYWFLEGLPGDACDRILPPILEAWEQIRLAEVPLLSYISASRSTESLNLLRLQACPHSTPNCVVNCGDSEDKKAPCQVFDTLRDTPFWLSMLKPGQRTPLWKSTMRILNLYGESQQIYFCYVHVGSEIARVEFPAWVAENSTLLNQALSLMLGQIQKGYGYPISLSEAHNHAVVKADDRARFFAFLEQQMIKSGLKNVGISYKETRKRGSIA